The Pantoea alfalfae genome includes a region encoding these proteins:
- a CDS encoding acyl-homoserine-lactone synthase has translation MSSAIDFFLRDYDELSVEQANELYRLRRKTFRDRLDWEVECIDGMEKDLFDNKNTTYLLGMHAGKLLCGARFIDSTQPTMMSEIFHKYFSGVCSLPTDIPCCEITRLFLDKERRDAAKLDGLPASKALFLAMIIFCMKKKYSGMYAVVSRGMYAIFRHANWKTEVIQKGISEKGEVIYYIFMPANSSVIEDIIIKDKHSEWLREKLQHLRHL, from the coding sequence ATGAGTTCTGCTATTGATTTTTTTTTGCGTGATTATGATGAATTGTCGGTTGAACAAGCGAATGAGTTATACCGGCTGAGAAGAAAAACATTTCGGGATCGGCTCGACTGGGAGGTCGAATGCATTGACGGTATGGAAAAGGACCTTTTCGATAACAAAAACACAACTTACTTACTGGGTATGCACGCCGGTAAATTGCTATGCGGCGCACGATTCATAGACTCGACGCAGCCGACGATGATGAGCGAAATTTTCCATAAATATTTCTCAGGTGTATGTAGTCTCCCTACAGATATTCCCTGCTGTGAAATTACTCGCCTGTTTTTAGACAAAGAAAGACGTGATGCTGCAAAACTGGATGGTTTACCCGCCAGTAAAGCATTATTTCTTGCAATGATTATTTTTTGCATGAAGAAGAAATATTCAGGGATGTACGCAGTGGTCAGTCGCGGCATGTATGCCATATTTCGCCACGCCAACTGGAAAACAGAGGTCATTCAAAAAGGGATTTCTGAAAAAGGAGAAGTTATCTACTATATTTTTATGCCTGCTAACAGTAGCGTCATTGAGGATATCATCATTAAGGACAAACACTCTGAATGGCTTCGTGAGAAGCTACAGCACTTACGCCATCTTTAA
- a CDS encoding hydroxyacid dehydrogenase: protein MTTQLPVILVTASDLAPQAVSLLNAFSLVYAGKQPDEDTLFRLCQQHNPVAIIVRYGKINARIMDAAPALRVISKHGSGIDVIDQQAAAARDIRVQSAPGANAAAVAEHTWAMILACAKSVITLDQRMRHGHWDKSTHKSVELEGRTLGLVGLGAIGGRVARIGRAFGMKVLAYDPFAKTFPDECESASLDDLLQQADIISLHCPLTGQTRQMINAEKLALFKKGAILVNTARGGLIDDDALLAALNNGTVAWAALDSFPTEPLTAPHIWQHVENVILSPHIGGVSDNSYVKMGTVAASNILNVLESLKNESAVS, encoded by the coding sequence ATGACAACCCAACTTCCCGTCATTCTGGTCACGGCCAGCGATCTGGCTCCGCAGGCAGTCAGCCTGCTGAACGCGTTCAGCCTGGTTTATGCAGGCAAACAGCCGGACGAAGATACCCTGTTCAGACTCTGCCAGCAGCATAATCCGGTAGCGATAATTGTTCGTTACGGAAAAATTAATGCCCGCATCATGGATGCTGCGCCTGCCCTGCGCGTGATTTCCAAACACGGCAGCGGTATTGACGTTATCGATCAACAGGCAGCCGCGGCACGCGATATTCGTGTGCAGTCTGCGCCGGGTGCCAACGCAGCCGCTGTAGCCGAGCATACCTGGGCGATGATTTTGGCCTGCGCCAAATCCGTGATAACGCTGGATCAGCGCATGCGTCATGGGCACTGGGACAAATCCACGCATAAATCTGTGGAGCTGGAAGGCAGAACCCTGGGTCTGGTCGGGCTTGGTGCAATTGGCGGTCGCGTTGCCCGCATTGGGCGGGCGTTTGGTATGAAGGTGCTCGCCTATGATCCTTTTGCAAAAACCTTTCCTGATGAGTGTGAGTCCGCCTCACTTGACGACCTGCTGCAACAGGCAGACATCATTTCGCTGCACTGCCCGCTGACCGGACAGACACGCCAGATGATTAATGCAGAGAAACTGGCGTTGTTTAAAAAAGGCGCCATTCTGGTAAACACGGCACGCGGCGGTCTTATTGATGATGACGCGCTTTTAGCTGCACTGAACAATGGCACCGTCGCCTGGGCCGCACTGGATAGTTTCCCCACTGAACCTCTGACGGCACCGCATATCTGGCAGCATGTTGAGAATGTGATTCTGTCGCCCCACATTGGCGGCGTCAGTGACAACTCCTACGTGAAGATGGGTACGGTGGCGGCCAGTAATATTCTGAACGTTCTGGAATCTCTGAAAAATGAAAGCGCGGTGTCCTGA
- a CDS encoding RraA family protein, protein MPHAENTFINRDIIRVAPELVQQAAQFQAAILADVAGRRGTLHGRVKPVASTMKVAGPAITVEVRPGDNLAIHAALAIAQPGDVIVVDGKGDISCALIGEIMSAQAKASGIAGIIIDGAVRDADALSTNGFPVFAAGLNPCGPTKSVAGRVNYPVSVAGAAIQPGDLVIGDSDGVVILPREEIPALLELAQKKLDFETGRIAAIRDGDLRAPWLEKALLTAGMLADGETL, encoded by the coding sequence ATGCCACATGCAGAGAATACCTTCATCAATCGCGACATTATCCGTGTCGCACCAGAGCTTGTTCAACAGGCGGCTCAGTTCCAGGCTGCGATACTGGCTGATGTCGCCGGTCGACGCGGGACGCTGCATGGTCGCGTCAAACCAGTCGCCTCCACGATGAAAGTCGCTGGTCCCGCTATCACCGTCGAGGTCCGGCCCGGCGATAATCTGGCGATCCATGCTGCACTGGCTATCGCCCAGCCGGGCGACGTAATTGTGGTTGATGGCAAAGGCGATATCAGCTGTGCATTAATCGGCGAGATTATGTCGGCCCAGGCTAAAGCCTCCGGCATTGCGGGGATTATCATTGATGGCGCGGTGCGTGACGCCGATGCACTGAGTACGAACGGCTTCCCGGTGTTTGCTGCAGGTCTGAATCCCTGTGGCCCGACCAAGTCTGTTGCGGGACGGGTCAACTATCCGGTTTCTGTCGCGGGCGCTGCCATTCAGCCCGGCGATCTGGTCATCGGAGATAGTGATGGCGTGGTGATTCTGCCGCGTGAAGAGATCCCTGCCCTGCTCGAGCTGGCGCAGAAAAAACTGGATTTCGAAACCGGGCGTATTGCCGCCATTCGTGATGGCGACCTTCGCGCGCCGTGGCTGGAGAAAGCCCTTCTTACCGCTGGCATGCTGGCGGATGGGGAGACGCTCTGA
- a CDS encoding IclR family transcriptional regulator: MGNEGVIAVEKALALLDCFKPGEESLTLTALAQLSGYHKTTVYRLMNSLERMNYVIRRDNGVYTLGPRLLYLGKLYEQSFHLASIVQPELHALATATGESASWYVIENDQRLCLFRAEPSEGLRETRLPGTFLPLDNSAIGQVLRYWGKHEPLFDAVPELPLFTSGMRDPHIAAFSVPVFGEDDRLLAALALTGPSSRLTQAKCESGLGKLMKEAASRLSVKSGAHKVTCDNFYKI, from the coding sequence ATGGGGAATGAAGGCGTAATTGCCGTAGAAAAAGCGCTGGCGCTGCTGGATTGTTTCAAACCTGGCGAGGAGTCGCTGACGCTTACCGCGCTGGCGCAGCTGTCGGGTTATCACAAAACGACGGTCTATCGCCTGATGAACTCACTTGAGCGCATGAATTATGTGATTCGCCGTGACAATGGCGTCTATACCCTGGGGCCGAGGCTGCTCTATCTGGGCAAGCTCTATGAACAATCTTTCCATCTGGCCAGCATTGTTCAGCCTGAGCTTCACGCTCTGGCGACCGCGACGGGTGAAAGCGCCTCATGGTATGTGATTGAAAATGATCAGCGACTCTGTCTGTTCAGAGCTGAGCCTTCTGAAGGACTGCGTGAAACGCGTCTGCCCGGCACCTTTCTGCCGCTGGATAACTCTGCCATCGGGCAGGTGCTTCGCTACTGGGGCAAGCACGAACCCCTGTTTGATGCTGTACCTGAACTTCCGCTGTTTACCTCCGGGATGCGCGATCCGCACATTGCGGCATTTTCCGTACCGGTGTTTGGGGAAGATGACAGGCTGCTCGCTGCGCTGGCACTCACCGGGCCATCGTCACGTCTGACGCAGGCGAAGTGTGAGAGCGGACTGGGGAAACTGATGAAAGAAGCGGCCAGCCGGCTCTCAGTTAAATCAGGCGCGCATAAAGTGACATGCGATAATTTTTATAAGATTTAG
- a CDS encoding DUF1852 domain-containing protein: protein MNNVAFTLKRIRFDENYNPSKNTRATTNFANLARGEKRQENLHNALAMIDNRFNALAHWDNPKSDRYSVELEIISAELNLRPGSNDESFPAIEILKTHIVDHKTGERFEGIVGNNFSSYVRDYDFSVVLTEHNKGQTEFSLPDDFGQLHGNIFKSFVNSAAYKENFNKSPVICLSVSSKNTYVRTGNVHPVLGIEYQQDAPSLTDFYFGKMGLKVRFFMPQGSVAPLAFYFHGDLLSDYTNLELISTISTMETFQKIYRPEIYNANSAAGQCYQPTLHHQDYSLTRIVYDREERSRLAVEQGKFTEAHFIKPNQTLLAQWSAESVL, encoded by the coding sequence ATGAACAACGTAGCCTTTACCCTTAAGCGCATTCGTTTCGACGAAAACTATAACCCTTCGAAAAATACGCGGGCGACGACTAACTTCGCTAATCTGGCGCGTGGTGAAAAACGCCAGGAAAACCTGCATAACGCGCTGGCGATGATCGACAACCGGTTTAACGCGCTGGCGCACTGGGACAACCCAAAAAGCGATCGTTACTCTGTCGAACTTGAGATTATTTCTGCTGAGCTGAATCTTCGTCCTGGCAGCAACGACGAATCGTTCCCGGCGATTGAGATTCTGAAGACCCATATCGTCGATCACAAAACCGGTGAACGTTTCGAAGGGATTGTCGGCAATAACTTCTCATCCTACGTACGTGATTATGATTTCAGCGTGGTGCTGACAGAGCATAATAAAGGGCAGACTGAATTCAGTCTGCCGGATGATTTTGGCCAGCTGCACGGCAACATTTTTAAAAGCTTCGTCAACTCAGCGGCCTATAAAGAAAACTTCAATAAGTCTCCGGTCATCTGTCTGAGTGTGTCGAGCAAAAATACCTATGTGCGTACCGGTAATGTGCATCCGGTGCTGGGCATCGAATACCAGCAGGATGCGCCTTCGCTGACTGATTTTTATTTTGGAAAAATGGGCCTGAAAGTGCGTTTCTTTATGCCGCAGGGCAGTGTTGCGCCGCTGGCCTTCTACTTCCACGGTGACCTGCTCAGCGATTACACCAATCTGGAGCTGATCAGCACTATCAGCACCATGGAAACTTTTCAGAAGATCTATCGCCCGGAAATTTATAACGCGAATTCTGCAGCCGGACAGTGCTATCAGCCAACGCTGCACCATCAGGATTATTCATTAACCCGCATCGTTTACGATCGCGAAGAGCGCAGCCGTCTGGCCGTTGAGCAGGGTAAGTTTACTGAGGCGCATTTCATCAAGCCTAATCAGACACTTCTCGCACAATGGTCTGCTGAATCCGTTCTTTGA
- a CDS encoding methionine synthase, which yields MKTLLPTSTAGSLPKPSWIAQPEVLWSPWKLQDEELVDGKRDALRLCLDDQVRAGIDIVSDGEQTRQHFVTTFIEHLSGVDFEKREVVRIRNRYDASVPTVVGEVSRQKPVFVEDAKILRKLTDRPIKWALPGPMTMIDTLYDNHYKSREKLAWEFAKILNQEAKELEAAGVDIIQFDEPAFNVFFDEVNDWGIAALERAIDGLKCETAVHICYGYGIKANTDWKKTLGTEWRQYEEVFPKLQRSAIDIVSLECQNSRVPMDLIELIRGKKVMVGAIDVATHEIETPEAVASTLRKALQFVDAENLYPSTNCGMIPLPRQVANGKLHALSAGAEIVRREILGK from the coding sequence ATGAAAACTTTATTACCGACATCCACTGCGGGCAGCCTGCCTAAACCGTCCTGGATTGCGCAGCCAGAGGTCCTGTGGTCACCCTGGAAACTGCAGGATGAAGAGTTAGTTGACGGTAAAAGAGATGCACTGCGTCTCTGTCTGGACGACCAGGTTCGCGCCGGCATTGATATCGTCAGTGATGGTGAGCAGACCCGTCAGCACTTTGTAACGACGTTTATTGAACACCTCAGCGGCGTGGATTTTGAGAAGCGTGAAGTGGTCCGCATCCGTAATCGTTATGACGCCAGCGTGCCGACTGTAGTGGGTGAAGTCTCACGTCAGAAGCCGGTGTTTGTTGAAGATGCAAAAATCCTGCGCAAGCTGACCGATCGTCCTATTAAGTGGGCGTTGCCGGGTCCGATGACGATGATCGATACCCTTTATGACAATCACTATAAAAGTCGTGAAAAGCTGGCCTGGGAATTCGCAAAAATCCTGAATCAGGAAGCGAAAGAGTTAGAAGCCGCAGGCGTTGATATTATTCAGTTCGACGAACCAGCCTTTAACGTCTTCTTTGATGAAGTGAATGACTGGGGTATTGCCGCACTGGAGCGTGCTATTGACGGTCTGAAGTGTGAAACCGCCGTTCACATCTGCTACGGCTACGGTATCAAAGCCAATACCGACTGGAAGAAAACGCTGGGCACAGAGTGGCGCCAGTATGAAGAGGTCTTCCCAAAATTGCAGCGTTCGGCTATCGACATCGTCTCACTGGAGTGCCAGAACTCGCGCGTTCCGATGGATCTGATTGAGCTGATTCGCGGTAAAAAAGTCATGGTCGGTGCTATCGACGTAGCGACTCATGAAATTGAGACGCCGGAAGCAGTGGCAAGCACGCTGCGTAAAGCGCTGCAGTTTGTGGATGCTGAAAATCTCTATCCTTCAACCAACTGCGGCATGATTCCTCTGCCGCGCCAGGTTGCCAATGGCAAACTGCATGCGTTGAGTGCGGGTGCCGAGATTGTCCGCCGGGAAATTCTGGGAAAATAA